Part of the Kitasatospora sp. NBC_01266 genome, CTTCGGCTCCTGGAAGCCCCACGCGGACGGTGCGGGGGCAGCGGAGGATCCCGAGCGGCGGTCGGTGCTGACCCTGGAGAGCCTGCTGGAACTGGTCGCCGACTGCGGTCGGCGGGTCGACCTGGCGATCGAGACCAAGCACCCGGTCCGCTACCGGGGCGCGGTGGAGGCCGAGCTGGTGCGGATGCTGCGCCGGTTCGGCATCGGCGGGGCGATGGGCGGCGAGGGCGACCCGGACCGCCCGCACGCGCGGCTGATGAGCTTCTCCGGGCTGGCGCTCGGGCGGCTGCGGAGCACGGCACCGGAGTTCCCCCGGGTCTTCCTCTTCGAGCATCCGGAACTGCTGCGCCTGTGGCCGGGCGCGGGGCTGCCGGCCGGCTCGGTGATCGCCGGACCCGGCATCGAACTGGTCCGCCGCAAGCCCGAGTTGGTGACCCGGCTGCGGGCCGCCGGACACCGGGTGCACGTCTGGACGGTGGACCGCCCGGAGGACGTCGCGCTCTGCCTGGAACTCGGGGTCGAGGCGATCATCACCAACCGGCCCCGGGACGTGCTGGACCAACTGGGCCGCTGAGCACCGAACACCGGCGCACCGGGTCGCCGCGGTGTCCGGGCACCGCGATACCCGAGCCTGGGAACAGCCACCCGCGCGAAGCGGCCGAGTTGGCGTACGCGGGCGCGAAACCGGGTGGCGCGGTGGCCCCGGCGGACGGAATCCACTCCCTGGATTGACGCAGCGTAAGCAGTTAATCACCTTTTGCGCACAGCGTGTTGCGGCCACCCCTACGACTTCACAATTGACGGACCACGAGCGACTCAACCCGTTTCCGGTGCATTACCTCGGGGCATCCATCCCTCGGCAAACGCTGAAGGAGGTCCGGGGGTGGCGTTGATGGTGGCGCGTGAAGTGCCGACTTCATCGACCATGGCGGTGCCGCACGGCCCAGCCAGTGTCGGGGCCGCACGGCGCCGACTGCGGCGTGATCTGGGCGATCGCGAGGTGCCCGATACCGTCATCGATGACGCGGTTCTGATCCTTTCCGAACTGCTCAGTAATTCCTGCCGCTATGCGCGGCCGCTCGCCCCTTTGCTGGATCTCACCGGGGGGGCGACCGAGGAATTCCCGCTTCATCCCGCGGCTTTGACGAAACCCGCGGACCGGGCGGAATCCACCGCCGGGGCCGCCGCCGTCGAGCTGAACATCGAGGTGGACATCGCGGTGGACATCGCGGTCGAGGAGGCCGCCACCCTCGACGCGCTGCTGGTGGGTGCCGGCGCCCACCGGCGCCAGGCCACCGCGCACGAGGCGCGCGAGGCGGCCGGACCGGCCGAGCCGGAGCAGCCCGGTGGAATCCTGGTGCGCTGGCAGGTGCACGGAAACGGCCTGCTGACCCTGGAGGTCACGGACGGCGGGGCCAGCACCCGGCCGCTGCCGGCCAGCCCCTCGCTCACCGCCAAGGGCGGGCGCGGCCTGAGCATCGTCGGCCAGCTCGCCGTGGACTGGGGAGTGCGGGACGCGCCGGGCGAGGTGACCGTCTGGGCCGCGCTGCCGGCCCGGTGCCAGGAGCCGGCCCGCCGCTCGGCCTGACCTGACCCGACCGATGAACTGACCGGTGAGCTGACCGCCCGGGTGGGCGGTCAGCTCACCGTCGCGCGCGGGTGGCCACCTGGCCGACCCGGAATTCTCAGTAGGCTGCCCCGGAGACAGTGCCCACCACCCCCGGGAGAGCCGCACCATGGCCAAGAAGGCCGCCAAGAAGTCGTCCCAGCCGAGCCGCGCCACCGCGACGGACGGCGCCGTCCCCGCCGTCGGCGCCCGCGAGGACTGCCCGTGCGGCTCGGGCCGCCGCTACAAGGCCTGCCACGGGCGGCAGGCCGCGCACGCCGTCCAGGAGCTGGTGCACCGCCCGTTCGAGGGACTGCCGGGTGAGGCCGACTGGGTGGCGCTGCGCGAGCTGGTGCCCGCCGCCACGGTGCCGCTGACGCTGGCCGCCGGCCTGACCGACCAGGCGTCGGGCGAGGTCCCGTCGGTCACCCTGGCCACCGTGCTGCCGCTGGCCTGGCCGGCCCTGCGCCGCCCGGACGGCTCGATCCTGCTCGGCCTGCAGACCCAGTCCTCCTCCGGCGACCTGAGCCGCGACCTCGCGGACGCGCTCACCGAGGCCCTGGTCACCGAGCCGGGCACCCCGGTGCCGACCCGCCGGGCAGCCGCCGACGGCCCGCGGCTGCAGGACCTGCTCGACCTGTCCGCGCCGTTCGTCCCCGCCGTGCACACCGGCTTCGAGTTCTGGCTGGAGGACGCCGAGTCGGCCACCGGCGAGGTCGCGGCCTCGCTGGAGCGGGCCAACGCCTCGGCGATCCCGACCGAGAAGCTGGCCGGCGTGGACAGCGCCTACTGGTGCGGCACCCCGGACAAGAACCACCTGCGCTGGGTGATGACCGTGCCGGAGGAGCAGCTGCTGGACGCGCTGGCCCGGCTCGCCGCCACCGGCGAGGCCTCGATCGGCGAGGGCACCCGCCTGGTCGGCTCGTTCCGCGCGCACGGGCTGACCGTGCCGGTCTGGGACCTGCCGGTGGAGATGTCGGCGGCCGACTGCGAGAAGCCGGCCGCGGCCTTCGCGGAGCGGCTGGCCGGCGTGCTGAGCGCGACCGCGCCCCTGACGGCGGAGGAGCGCCGGGCCCGCGCCAATCTGGTGAATCGTCAGGTCACCCTGAACTGACCAGACATGGCGTTTTGTGATCAGTTCTGATCAGGGGAACGTGACTCCGATCACATTTATCCTTCGCAGCCCCTGAATCTCGGGGTCGGGCCGCGCAGGGAAATTGGCGGCGGCGCGATTCCTTGTTACTGTCTTAAACAGTCCGGCCGCTGGTGCATCCCCCGTCGCCAGCGGCCGGATCTTCCATTTCCACCGTCGTGACGCTTCCGACGGCCTCCAGCACCTGGTCCGACGGCCCGTCAGTAGGCCAGTCGACTCCCGTCCGGCGCCGCCGATCCGGCTGCCAGCAGTGCCTCCAGCAGGCTCGCCACCGGCGGCAGCCGCACCCCGCCGCCCGGCGCCGCCACCGGCCGCCGCACCCAGCGCACCCCCGCGCCCTCCCCCAGCCTTCGGCCCGGCGTGCCCGCATCGCCGACCCGCGAGGGCGGCAGCACCAGGAACCCGCCCGGCCCGTGGTAGCGCACCGAGCTCGGCACCTCGCCGGGCGCCCCGCCCGGGCAGAGCGTCCGCTCCTGGTCCACCAGCAGCTCCGCCAACTCGGGGTAGGAGTAGGGCGCGACCAGCAGCGCCCAGCGGGTCGGGCCGGCCAGCACCGGGCCCACCGGCAGGCGCAGCGCGTCCAGATACGCCAGCAGCCGCCCGCCCGCCACCGCCGGCACGCTGACCGCCGCCACCGCCCCGCCGGTCGCCACGATCACCGGCGCCTGCGGACTGTGCCGCTCCCACCACCAACGCACCATCCGGGCATCGGTGGTGGCCGCCAGCAGGGACTGGTCGAGCGGGTGTGCGGCGGGCACCGCGCAGCGCGGGTCGCCGCAGGAGCAGACCGTCCGGGGCCCGGGCGCCGCCGGCTCACCCGGCGCCGGGTCGCCGTTCGGCAACTCGCCGGGGGCACCCAGGTCCCCCAGTCCGTCGACCCGCTCGACCAGTACCGCGCCGGGCACCACCGGCCAGCGCCACCGCTCCGCGCAGGTCAGCGCCGCCTGGAGCAGCGCCTGCCGGGTCCTGCGGTGCCTGCTGGACAACTCCCGCGAGTCACGCATGGGCACTCGTTCCTCTCCGCGACCGGGTGGATCAAGACCGGATGGGCGGCCGGCGGACCGGCCCACGATCGACCGGCTCGACAGCCGATGGCTCGAACAGCTGCGGAACCGGCTGAACACTGGCGCGGCCGGGGAGCCGCAGGATGTACTCGGCGTCATGCGCGACGGGACGCCGACCCGGGCAGGCCTCGGGCGCGTCCCTGGAACGAGAATCCCTCATGCGACCAGATGGACGCCCTTCGGCGGCCTCTGGTTCCACCGTACGAGTGAGTGACGACTGGTCAGCCCGGTTGCCGGGCGGGGGGATCCCTACGCTCCGGGCAGGGTCCGGCAACCTCTGGACAGCTTCTGCCCGCTGACGGTGCCGTCCACGCACCAACGCAGAACCAGCCATCCGGCAGGGCCCCGATCCTGGACACGCGCCGACCGTCCTGTGTAGAACGTCCTGTGTAGAAGTGGGGCATTGGAGTGGTTTGGCAGGCCTTTGTACGGTATGGCCACAGCGCTGGGAGTCGCGGCATGAGTGACAAGCGTCCGACCGGCGCGGCCGGCATGAGCAGCAGTGGCACGAGCGCCGGCGCGAGCGGTGGTTCGCCCGAACCGGCCGAGAGCGCCGGCGGCGGGGACGGGCCGCAACCCGCGCCCGGCAGCCTGGCCACCCTGCTCAACCTGCCGCAACCCGCTCTCCCCGAGGCCCCGTCGGCCCGGCCGGCCGAGGCGGCCGGCGGGGTGGCGGCAGCGGCGGGAGACCTGGTGGACCAGGCGGCGGCGCGGGCGACCGGCGCGGCGACCGGCCGCCCGGCCGACCCGGCGCCCGGTGGCCCGCTCGGTGAACCGGCCGCCCGACTGGACCAGCTGCCCCCGCTGGAGCGGCTCGCGGCGCTGGAGCAGTTGCACCGGCACACCGAGCGGCTGGCCCGGGCCCGTGGCCTGACCGCCACCCTGACCACCCTGCTCGACTCCGGCGGCGAACTGCTCGGCGCCACCCGTGCGCTGCTGGTCCCGGTGGCCAGGGAGGGCGGCGAGAGCCGGCCGTCCGCCGGCCGGGCCGCCGCCGAGCTCGCACCCGCCGTCGCCGGCCCGCCCAGCACCGGCTGGCGGGACCACGCGGGCCACGGCCCGATGGTGGGCCTGGCCCTGGACCACGCCGCGATCGGCGCGCTGGAGACGGTCCCGGTCGACCACGGCCCGTTCGCCGGCCTGCTGCGCGCCACCGGGCGCCCGCGCCAGCTGCTGCTGCGCGACCTGACCGCCACCGTCCCCGAGGTGGCCCCCAGGTTCCGCGAGGTGGCCGCCGACCTCGGGCTCGGCGCCTGCTTCGCGCTGCCGGTGGCCACCGAGCCGGACGGCCCGCTCGCCGCCGCCGTCTGGTTCTACCCGACTGCCGATCAACCCACCGAACTGCAACAGGAGTTGGCCCGGAGCTACATCTCCTTCGCGGCCCCGCTGCTGGCCGGCCGGCTGGCCGCCGACCGCAGCCGGCAGGCCACCGAGGCGCTGCGCCGCGGCCTGCTGCCCGACCACCTGCCCTACCTGCCCGGCCTGCGGCTGGCCGCCCGCTGGCGGCCGGCCGGCCTGGAGCACGCGACGGGCAGCGACTGGTACGACGCGATCGTGCTGCCGGACGGCTCGATCGGGCTGACGGTGGGCTCGGTCTCCGGCGACGGCCCCGGCGCCGGCCCCTCCTCGGCCACCGGTGCGGCCAGCGCGATGGGCCGGCTGCGGGCCGCGCTGCGCGCCTACGCGGTGCTGGAGGGCGAGGACCCGGTAGCCGTGCTCGGCGATCTGGAGCTGCTGCTCAAGTCCTGCGAGCCGGCCCGCACCGCCACCGCCCTCTACGCCTGCCTGGACCCCGGGGAGCGCCGGATCACCCTGGCCGGCGCGGGCCACTGCCCGCCGCTGCTGGTCACCCGCTACGGCGCCAACTTCGTCGAGACCTCGCTCTCCGCCCCGCTGGGCATGCTCAGCTGCTGGGAGGCCCCGGGCGTGGAGCTCAACGCCGAGCGCGGCGACCTGCTGCTGCTCTATACCGAGGGCCTGGCCCGCCGCTGCGGTGCCACCCTGCACGCCGGCCAGGCCCGGCTGCGCAAGGCCGCCGCGGACGCCCCGCGCGAGGTGCGGCACGACCCGGACCGGCTCTGCGCGCACCTGCTGGACTGCTGCGCCGACGGTCCGGGCGAGGCCACCGACGACCTGGTGCTGCTGGCGGCGCGCTTCGAGTAGCAGGCCCCCCGGGCTCGCCGCGGCCCCTCCCGAACGGTTGATCGGCAGGTCGTCCGTACCATGGGAGCCACAGCCGCCCGTCACGTGTCGCGATCCGACGCGTCGGGGCGGAGTGACTTGCGAGGAGGCGACGAGCGTGACCGAGGACCGCACCCCGGCAGCGGCGGACAACCCCGAAGGGGCCGGCACCGAGCAGGAGTCGGCGGAGCAGCCGATCAAGGGCCGCAAGAACGGCCTGTACGGCGAGGTCTCCGACGAGCTGGCCGCGTCGATGAAGTCCGGCTGGGCCGACACCGAGCTGCGCGGGCTGGCCCCGATCGAGCAGGCCCCGCACACCGCCGCCCGCCGGGCCGCGCTGTCGGCCGCCTTCCCCGGCCAGCGCCTGGTGGTCCCCGCGGGCAACCTGCGGACCCGGGCCAACGACACCGAGTACTCCTTCCGCGCCGCCAGCGAGTACGTGCACCTGACCGGCGACCAGAGCGAGGACGCCGTGCTGGTGCTGGAGCCGCGCGCCGACGGCGGCCACGACCAGGCCCTCTACCTGCTGCCGCGCTCCAACCGGGAGAACGGCGAGTTCTGGCTGGACGGCCAGGGCGAGCTGTGGGTGGGCCGGCGGCACAGCCTGGCCGAGGCCGAGCAGCTGCTCGGGCTGCCCACCCGGGACGTGCGCAAGGCCGCCGAGGAGCTGGCCGCCGCCGACGCCGCGGTGACCACCCGGATCGTGCGCGGCTACGACGCCGGTCTGGAGGAGGCGGTCACCAGCACCGAGGAGGGTGACGAGGAGCTGAAGATCTTCCTCAGCACCCTGCGGCTGGTCAAGGACGACTGGGAGATCGGGCAGCTGCGCGCTGCCTGCACCGCCACCGTCAACGGATTCACCGATGTGGTGCGGGAGTTGGGCCAGGCCGTGGCCACCTCCGAGCGCTGGATCGAGGGCACCTTCTGGCGCCGCGCCCGGGTCGAGGGCAACGACGTCGGCTACGGCTCGATCGCCGCCGCCGGCCCGCACGCCACCACCCTGCACTGGGTGCGCAACGACGGCGAGGTCCGCCCCGGCGAACTGCTGCTGCTGGACGCCGGCGTGGAGACCACCACCCTCTACACCGCCGACGTCACCCGCACGCTGCCGATCAGCGGGACCTTCTCCCCGCTGCAGCGCAAGATCTACGACGCCGTGTACCAGGCGCAGGAGGCCGGCATCGCGGCCGTCAAGCCCGGTGCCCGGTTCCGCGACTTCCACGACGCCGCCCAGCGCGTGCTGGCCGAGCACCTGCTCGCCTGGGGTCTGCTGGACGCCTCGCTCTACGACGTCGAGAAGGTCCTGGAGCTGGGTCTGCAGCGCCGCTGGACCCTGCACGGCACCGGCCACATGCTCGGCCTGGACGTGCACGACTGCGCCCAGGCGCGCCGCGAGTCCTACGTGGACGGGGTGCTGGAGCCGGGCGTCTGCCTGACCGTGGAGCCCGGTCTGTACTTCCAGCAGGACGACCTGACGGTGCCCGAGGAGTACCGGGGCATCGGGGTGCGGATCGAGGACGACATCCTGGTGACCGCCGAGGGCAACGAGAACCTCTCCGCAGCGCTGCCGCGCACGGCGGACGAGGTGGAGGCGTGGATGGCCTCGCTGAGCGGCTGACCTGCCGCCCCGCGCGCCTGCCGCGGCGCCCGGCCCCGATCAGGGGCGGGGCGCCGCGGCGTTGTTCGGGCCCTGGACCGGCGGGCTCGGGCTCACTTCAGACGTTTCCTGGCAGCCCCGGTCATCGATCGGTCGACGCCGTTCGGCCGACCGGGAGATGAACCGCCGTCACCGCGCCGCGCACTACACTCGCCAGCAGTTCGCCGCGCGCACAGGGGGGTCCATGACCGAGCGAGGCACAGCGCGGCCGGTGGACGTGGCGATCGGGCGCTGCCCCGAGCCGGTGCACACCGTGGCGGTCTACGTCTTCGACGGGATGGCACCGTTCGAGCTCGGGGTGGTGGTGGAGGTCTTCGGGCTGGCCAGGCCCGAGCTGGCCGGGCTGCTGGCCGCACCCTGGTACGGGCTCAAGGTCTGCGCGGACCGGCCCGGGACGCCGCTCGCCGTGGTCGGCGGGTTCTCGCTCACCGCGCGGCACGGGCTGGCGGAGCTGGCGGCGGCCGACACGGTGATCGTGACCGGGGTGGCGGGCGCCTTCGGCGACGCGGTCTCGCCCGAGCTGGTCGCCGCGCTGCGCACGGCGCACGAGCGCGGGGCCCGGATCGTGTCGATCTGCTCGGGCGCCTTCGCGCTGGCCGCCGCCGGGCTGCTGGACGGCCGGGAGGCCACCACGCACTGGCGGTACGCCGAGCTGCTGCGGCAGCGGTACCCGGCGGTGCGGGTCAACCCGGACGTGCTCTACGTGGACCACGGCGACCTGCTGACCAGCGCCGGCAGCGCGGCCGGCATCGACCTGTGCCTGCACCTGGTGCGCGCCGACCACGGCGCGAAGGTGGCCAACACGGTGGCCCGGCGCTTCGTGGTGTCACCGCACCGGGACGGCGGGCAGGCGCAGTTCATCGAGGCCGCGGTCAAGCCGGTGGCCGAGGAGGAGGACGGGGTGGCGCAGAGCATGCGGTGGGCGCTGGACCACCTGGCCTCGCCGCTGAGCGTCTCGCTGCTGGCCAGGGCGGCCCGGATGTCCGACCGTTCGTACCTGCGGCACTTCACCGCGCGCAACGGCACCAGCCCGATGCGCTGGGTGATCACCCAGCGCATCGCGGCCAGCCTGCCGCTGCTGGAGTCGCTGGACGGGACGGTGGAGGAGATCGCCGCGGCCGTCGGCTTTGAGAGCGCGGCGACCTACCGGCACCACTTCAGCCGCACCATGCGCACCTCGCCGACCGCCTACCGGCGCTCCTTCGGCAGCGGCCCGGCCTGAGCCGCAGGGCGGCTCAGCAGACCAGGCCGAGGTCGGCGGGGGTGGCGGTGCTCGGGTCCACCGGGCGGCGGCCCTCGGTGGGCCAGCCCTCGCGGATCCAGTACTCCAGGCCGCCGATCATCTCCTTGACCTGGCGGCCGAGCGCGGCGAGCTTCATCGCGCCCTTGGTGGAGCCGTTGCAGGCCGGGCCCCAGCAGTAGACCACCAGCAGGCCCGGGGGCAGCTCGGCGACCCTCTCGGCGGTGATCTCGGCCAGCGGCAGGCTGACCGCGCCGGGCAGGTGGGTCCTGCGGTGGGCACCCTCGATCCGGACGTCGACGATGGTGAAGTCCGCCCGGCCGTCGCGCAGCGCGTACCAGACGTCGGCGGGGTCGGCCTGGCAGCCGAGGCGCTCGGCGAAGAAGGCGAAGGCGCGCTCGGGCGCGAGCGCCGGGATCCCGGTGACGGGCGAGGGGGCGGCGGCAGGGGTGGTGACGGGGGCGGGGGCGGCGGTCATCGTCGGCTCCTCGGCGAGGCGGTCAGCGCGGTCAGGATGTGCCGGGCGTTCCGGGCGGTGAGACGATCTTCCGCCGCGGGCCGCGACCGCCGACAGTGGCGCTGCCGACTACGACCGCCAAGATCCCGCCAACCGGCCGGCCCGGATCAGCCGCGCATGGCGGCGGGGGTGCGGACCTCGCCACCGGCCGGACGCGGGATCGAGGCCCGGCCCCTGCCCCGCCGGCCACCGCTGCCCCGGCCCCCGCCAGGGCTCGCACCGCCCCGGCCGCGACGCGGCTTCTTGGTGGGCCAGAGCAGCACGTAGGCGGTGGAGATCACCACGAAGGCCAGCCGGACCATGCCCTTGGCCGAGTCCGAGGGGATCAGCAGCGTGCCGCCGTAGAGCGAGGCCAGCGCGATCCAGCTCCACCAGGGCACCAGGCGGCGCTGCCCGACCGCGTCCCAGAGCAGGGTGCCCAGCAGGATCGAGGCGGTGTAGTAGGTGTAGACGCTCGGGTCCAGCAGGATCCGGGCGTTGGCGCCGACCAGCACCACGGCCGGCCAGCGCCCGCGGCGCACCGCCAGGGTGCCCAGGCCCATCCCGATCGCGAACTGCGCGGGCCGGTCCCACCAGGGGGTGGACGGATCGGAGACGCCCAGCCAGCGCAGCGAGGAGGCCGGCTGGTTGGGGATGGTGAACTTGGCGGCCGACAGCGAGCCCAGGTTGCTCAGGTAGAACGGCAGCCAGGCGAGGGCGATCAGCCCGACGCACCAGAGGAAGGACCGCCGCCAGGCCGGCTTGGGCAGCGCCAGGATCAGCGGGAGGAAGGAGATCGCCCAGGGCTTGGAGTCCACCGCCAGGGCCAGGAAGACCCCCACCGCGACCGGCTTGTTCCGGACCAGCGAGTGCACCGCGAGCATGGTGAAGAAGAGCGCCAGCACGTCGTCCATGTGCGCGAAGCGGACCGACACCTCCACCCACATCGGGATGAAGGCCAGGCCCGCGATCAGGATCCGCTGCTGGAGCCGGCGGTGGTTGGTGCCGGTGCCCCGGTAGTACCAGGCGGCGGTACGGCCGACCAGGACCAGCATGATCAGGCCGAGCACGGACATCGTCGCCTCGGCCAGCACCTGCCCGACATGGGCCGGGAACGGCGCGAAGAGCCGGGCCGCCGCCAGGCTCACCGGGCCGATCTGGAGCTCGGGATGGTGCGCGTAGAGCGCCAGGCCGCCGCCCTCGCCACCGCTGAAGAGCAGTTGCTCGCCCTCGCGCAGGTAGTGCCAGGAGAATCCGCCACTGGGTTCGACGATCAGGAACCAGATGATCGTCCAAGCGACCAGAAGCACGTGGTGTCTGCGGACAGGCAGGCTGGCGATCCGGCCGGTGTTCGACCCGTAGTCGCTCGCACTGTTGTCCGCGCTCGCTCCGCGCACCTCTGTTCCTCTTCCCCGCACCGGCCCCCTCGGCCGGACATCCTATGCGATCAGTTGAAACAGCCCGCCTACTGTGACATCACACACAGCGCACCCCGGGCCCGGCCGAGCGGCTGCTCGGCCGGGCCCGGGGTGCGCTGCACACCGTCCGTTCAACAGACTCAGCAGGTCAGGCGTGCCGTGCGGCGCCCTTGCGGCGACGCACCAGGACCAGGGTGCCGACCCCGGCGGCGAGCACGGTGGCACCCGCGATGGCGATCGGCGCGGCATCGCTGCCACCGCCGGTGAAGGCCAGGCTCTGCTCGTCCGCCGTCTCGGCGGCCTTGGCCTGCTGCACGGCGGCGGCCGGAACCGGCACGGCGGAGGCCTGCGGCGGCGGCACCGGGAAGGGGGTGACCGCGCCGCCGGAGGACGAGGCGGACGGGGTGCCGCCCCCGGCGGAGGCCGAGCCGCTCGGGCTGCTGCTCGGGCTGCCACTCGGGCTGCCGCTCGGGCTGCCGCTCGAGCTCGGCGACGACGAGGAGGAGGTCGAGGCGCTCGGCGAGGGAGACGACGGGGACGACGGGGACGACGGCGAGGAGGTCGCGGAGCTCGAGGGACTCGGCGACGGAGACGAGGGCGCGGAGCTGGAGGAGCTCGCCGACGGGCTACCGGTCGGCTCCCCGCCCCCGGGCGGCAGCACGCAGAAGAAGGCGGGCTCGCTCGCGGACAGCACCCCGGGCTGGTCGGGCGCGGCGTCCACCGGCAGCCAGTACGCGATGAACTGCGCGAAGGCCGTCCCGGTCGGATTGTCGTCCGGCAGCCCGAGCCGCACCTTGATCGAGACCGACTTGCCCGCCTTCACGTAGATCAGCGCGTCCGGCGCCGGCACCCCGCCGCCGTCCACCGGACCGAGCAGCCGGACATCGTCCATGAAGGTCGGGATGGTGCTCTCTTCCCAGTCCTGGCGGTTCTTCTTGTAGTCCAGCAGCAGCGCGGTGTTGTCGACCTTGCCCGCACGGTCGTTCACCTTGACCGCCGGGTAGAAGACCAGGTCACTGTCCGAACGGTTGGTCAGTTCGACGGTGAAGCCGGTCGGCTCGTCACCGGCGGTGATCTCGTGCGGCAGTCCCTCGACCGCGAGCTTGGGACCGACCGCGTCCGGCACCTCCTTGGCCGGCTGCACCTGTCGCGGTGCGGACCCGTTCGCCGAGACCGCGGGCACTGGGCTGGTCACCGCCGTGCCGGGCACCGCGAACGCGGCGCAGGCTCCGGTCAGCACGGCCGAGGAGGCCAGCGTGCCGATCGCGGCCAGGGCGAGAGAACGACGCATGAGCGTGAGCACCCCATCATCAAGAGCCGCACCCGGGAGAGACGCCCCTGGGCTCGCGGGAGAAGTTCGACGGAGAATATCGGACCAACTCACAATTCCAGGCCCGGGGTTAGGGCCCGTTCGCAAAATCTCCGCACTGCGCCCAGTGCCCACTCCGGGCGTTCAGCCGAGTGTCCGGTCAGCGAATGCCGGACGTCCGGTCAGCGACCTGGCGATGGCGAACCGGCAGCTGTCTGAGCATGGTTGACTTCCTGTCAGCTGATGGCTCCGGGCTGCACCGGCCACTGGGCCGGCGGGCGGTCGGCGAAGAGGTGGAGCGTGTCGCGGTAGATCGGGTCCTGCCGCAGGCCGTGGTCGACCAGCCCGAGCCGCCCGGCCACCGCGAGCGATCCCGGGTTCTGCGGGTGGATCCAGGCGAAGACCGGCAGCTGCGGGGTGTGCTGCCGAGCGGCGGCGAGCGCCGCCCGGCTCAGCTCGGTCGCGTAGCCCCGGCCCCAGTGGGCGGCGGCCAGCCGGTAGTAGAGGTTCCAGTGGCCGCGCGCCCGCTGCTCCTGCACGCCGCCGATGCCGATCACCGGCCCGGTGCCGTCGCCGGCCCCGCCCACCGCGCGCAGCCGCACCGTCCAGTAGCTGAGCCCGCTGGCCCAGCCCTCCACCGCCCGCTCGATCCACTCCCGGGTCTGCCCGATCTCGGCGTGCCGCCCCTGCGGCCGGTGCCGCCAGACCTCGGGGTCGGAGTTGATCGCGAAGAGCGGGTCCAGGTCGTCGAGGCGCACGGCCCGCAGTTCGAGCCGCTCGGTGGTCACGGTGTGCAAGGCTCTGGTGGTATTGATCATTCCCGGAGCGTAGCCACGGTGCGTCGCGGCCGAACAGGCCTTTCCAGCCCGATCCGGCGGGCGCTTGACCCTCACACCGTGTCAGGGCATGGAGTGGAGCCATCATGTTCACCATCGGAGACTTCGCCAGGCACGGCCGCGTATCGGTCCGCATGCTGCGGCACTACGACGCCATCGGCCTGCTGCACCCCGCCCAGGTCGACCCGGTCAGCGGCTACCGCTTCTACGCGGCGGCCCAGTTGGCCCGGCTCAACCGGGTGATCGCGCTCAAGGACCTCGGGTTCACCCTGGACCAGGTCAAGGCGATCCTGGACGAGCAGGTCGGCACCGAGCAACTGCGCGGCATGCTGCGGCTGCGGCACAGCGAGCTGGCCGAGGCGGTGACCGCCGCAACGGCCCGACTGGCCCAGGTCGAGGCGAGGCTCCGGACAATCGAGAGCGAGGGCAAGATGAACAGCAACGACGTGGTGGTCAAGCCGATCCCGGCCGTCCGGGTGGCCGAACTGAGCGCCGTGGCCGGCGGCTACGAGCCGGAGCAGATCAGCCCGGTGGTCGGGCCGCTCTTCGACCGGCTCTGCCGGCTGCTGGCGGAGTCCGACCTGGCCATGGCCGGGCCGGGCATCGCCTACTACGAGCCGGTGGCGGACGGTTCGGGCGCCGTGCTGGTGCACGCGGCCTTCCCGGTGGCGGCCCCGGCTCCGCTGGAGCGGCATCCCGCCGGGTTCGCGATCGTCGACCTGCCCGCGCTGGCGGCGGCCGCCACCATCGTGCACCGGGGGTCGATGGACGACCTGCTGGGCAGCGCCCAGAGCCTGGCCCGCTGGATCGAGGGCAACGGCTGGCGGTCCACGGGGTACGCGCGGGAGCTGTACCTGGAGTGCCCCGAGGACCAGGCCGGGTGGGTGACGGAGATTCAGGAACCGGT contains:
- a CDS encoding aminopeptidase P family protein; protein product: MTEDRTPAAADNPEGAGTEQESAEQPIKGRKNGLYGEVSDELAASMKSGWADTELRGLAPIEQAPHTAARRAALSAAFPGQRLVVPAGNLRTRANDTEYSFRAASEYVHLTGDQSEDAVLVLEPRADGGHDQALYLLPRSNRENGEFWLDGQGELWVGRRHSLAEAEQLLGLPTRDVRKAAEELAAADAAVTTRIVRGYDAGLEEAVTSTEEGDEELKIFLSTLRLVKDDWEIGQLRAACTATVNGFTDVVRELGQAVATSERWIEGTFWRRARVEGNDVGYGSIAAAGPHATTLHWVRNDGEVRPGELLLLDAGVETTTLYTADVTRTLPISGTFSPLQRKIYDAVYQAQEAGIAAVKPGARFRDFHDAAQRVLAEHLLAWGLLDASLYDVEKVLELGLQRRWTLHGTGHMLGLDVHDCAQARRESYVDGVLEPGVCLTVEPGLYFQQDDLTVPEEYRGIGVRIEDDILVTAEGNENLSAALPRTADEVEAWMASLSG
- a CDS encoding helix-turn-helix domain-containing protein, with product MHTVAVYVFDGMAPFELGVVVEVFGLARPELAGLLAAPWYGLKVCADRPGTPLAVVGGFSLTARHGLAELAAADTVIVTGVAGAFGDAVSPELVAALRTAHERGARIVSICSGAFALAAAGLLDGREATTHWRYAELLRQRYPAVRVNPDVLYVDHGDLLTSAGSAAGIDLCLHLVRADHGAKVANTVARRFVVSPHRDGGQAQFIEAAVKPVAEEEDGVAQSMRWALDHLASPLSVSLLARAARMSDRSYLRHFTARNGTSPMRWVITQRIAASLPLLESLDGTVEEIAAAVGFESAATYRHHFSRTMRTSPTAYRRSFGSGPA
- a CDS encoding rhodanese-like domain-containing protein, with the translated sequence MTAAPAPVTTPAAAPSPVTGIPALAPERAFAFFAERLGCQADPADVWYALRDGRADFTIVDVRIEGAHRRTHLPGAVSLPLAEITAERVAELPPGLLVVYCWGPACNGSTKGAMKLAALGRQVKEMIGGLEYWIREGWPTEGRRPVDPSTATPADLGLVC
- a CDS encoding GNAT family N-acetyltransferase, with protein sequence MINTTRALHTVTTERLELRAVRLDDLDPLFAINSDPEVWRHRPQGRHAEIGQTREWIERAVEGWASGLSYWTVRLRAVGGAGDGTGPVIGIGGVQEQRARGHWNLYYRLAAAHWGRGYATELSRAALAAARQHTPQLPVFAWIHPQNPGSLAVAGRLGLVDHGLRQDPIYRDTLHLFADRPPAQWPVQPGAIS
- a CDS encoding MerR family transcriptional regulator — protein: MFTIGDFARHGRVSVRMLRHYDAIGLLHPAQVDPVSGYRFYAAAQLARLNRVIALKDLGFTLDQVKAILDEQVGTEQLRGMLRLRHSELAEAVTAATARLAQVEARLRTIESEGKMNSNDVVVKPIPAVRVAELSAVAGGYEPEQISPVVGPLFDRLCRLLAESDLAMAGPGIAYYEPVADGSGAVLVHAAFPVAAPAPLERHPAGFAIVDLPALAAAATIVHRGSMDDLLGSAQSLARWIEGNGWRSTGYARELYLECPEDQAGWVTEIQEPVVQAG